A DNA window from Heliomicrobium undosum contains the following coding sequences:
- a CDS encoding PDDEXK family nuclease: MGRTNYQRGYEIERKIVHELTSQGYLVLRSAGSHSKVDVLGISRRRILAVQSKRTKKFSPANYRKEIADIQATIAQHNLDDVIDFELWVWVDRQGFRKWQVRASHVKEVA, encoded by the coding sequence ATGGGGCGGACCAATTATCAGCGAGGCTATGAGATTGAGCGAAAGATTGTTCACGAACTGACCAGCCAAGGATATCTGGTACTCCGGTCTGCCGGTTCGCACTCCAAGGTCGATGTGCTGGGTATCAGCCGACGGCGGATCCTAGCGGTGCAGTCCAAGCGGACGAAAAAGTTCTCTCCGGCGAATTACCGCAAAGAGATCGCCGACATCCAAGCAACCATCGCCCAGCACAACCTGGATGATGTCATCGACTTTGAACTCTGGGTGTGGGTAGACCGGCAAGGCTTTCGCAAGTGGCAAGTAAGGGCCAGCCACGTGAAGGAGGTGGCCTGA
- a CDS encoding PD-(D/E)XK nuclease family protein yields MVCIGSLVNRDGARELREEVVSVVADRGNELTTAILQHFDAIHSIEEVNDNDIEKLLLTDELDGLNSDTRKLGFQRGLVTFSPSSAYKCERELYYKNKRVEAAFVDRFPYQRRWTRNGSAVHRAVQRDLLYAETQLDSPQFTVVRTKTTNRPAWEKNIRQVRQFEHNGQRFQLYGMMDGVLLYQPDGSKIGFEFKTKSSTIGAIGSYRLKDAQEDHKEQCIAYSLLFGLNEFLIVYESLAKDSWTKGAEAKPDMRAFYLKVTDEDRNRLLDKFAVVAQKCYANEIPAAMIEKCFFCLYKPHCHRMNEQVAA; encoded by the coding sequence GTGGTTTGCATCGGCAGCTTAGTCAACCGAGATGGCGCCAGGGAACTGCGTGAGGAAGTGGTGTCCGTCGTTGCCGACCGCGGTAACGAATTGACCACAGCTATCCTCCAACATTTTGATGCGATCCATTCCATTGAAGAAGTAAATGACAATGACATCGAAAAGCTGCTCCTGACGGACGAATTGGACGGTCTCAACAGCGATACGAGAAAGCTGGGGTTTCAACGGGGTTTGGTGACATTCTCGCCTTCATCGGCCTACAAATGTGAACGGGAACTTTATTACAAAAACAAACGTGTGGAAGCCGCTTTTGTTGACCGCTTTCCATATCAGCGACGGTGGACCCGCAACGGATCGGCCGTTCACCGGGCGGTGCAACGGGATCTGCTCTATGCCGAGACCCAGCTGGATTCTCCGCAGTTTACCGTGGTGCGAACGAAGACCACCAACCGGCCGGCCTGGGAAAAGAACATCCGTCAGGTCCGCCAGTTTGAACACAACGGTCAGCGGTTCCAATTGTACGGCATGATGGACGGCGTGTTGCTGTACCAGCCGGATGGCAGCAAGATCGGATTTGAGTTTAAGACGAAGTCATCGACCATCGGGGCGATCGGCTCGTACCGGCTGAAAGATGCCCAGGAGGATCACAAGGAGCAATGCATCGCCTATTCTCTGCTCTTTGGCCTTAACGAGTTCCTCATTGTCTACGAATCCCTCGCGAAGGACAGTTGGACCAAGGGAGCCGAGGCAAAGCCAGACATGCGCGCGTTTTATCTGAAGGTTACCGATGAAGACCGCAACCGGCTCTTGGACAAGTTCGCTGTTGTCGCCCAGAAATGCTACGCCAATGAAATTCCTGCCGCAATGATTGAGAAGTGTTTTTTCTGCCTGTACAAGCCCCACTGCCATCGCATGAACGAACAGGTGGCGGCCTAA
- a CDS encoding DNA polymerase has translation MWLSGWVSHTGAKKKAIFQTNLSDLDKGRLKTVKAAIDSGEIGVGVENLKKFTKAHALRLWRDLQMQRKESVLKNMVANTPANYRLIQTESQLDQLISDLRNEPIIAFDTETTGLDVYHDVIVGMSITLPKADYHVYIPVAHRTGKQLDRSIVLAALKPILTDPAIGKVLHNAKYDIHMLLRHGIRMQGLLHDTRVAMALLNENEPSFALKNLATKYGKYFGFQDSSHTFEELFGKTRFDDVPLDVALVYAAKDTHLTWMLYLWQREHLQRLAKLSRLYRELENPLIDTCVEMEQCGFLIDQGYAQQYGGELKAEISELEKNLVDHFGEINFNSPVQLARKFYDELKLPEVNDRSTDMKTLKALKDKHPGIEHLLKYRELSKLLSTYVEALPERIKSDGRIHGSFNQVATVTGRFSSNEPNLQNLPTKARKLIVAPPGKLLVGSDFSQIEPRVLAHISGDLHLQEPYLNGQDLYSTLASRVFKVPIEECGDGSKYRKMMKVGLLAILYGTSMYTLSDQLGITVEEAQLFIGDVFRTYPQVYSFIKDTHLLVKENEYVETLFGRKRRFPGHRQKANLYDALAKEICSILGVEELPLDIWRNNDIPRDLKRKFYNVKGEVESVRRQSVNAIIQGTAADIMKRAMLNLNQYCNRRGWSLCGTVHDEALMLVDTNITERDIQDIEACMTAAASLAVPLKVDTEIMTRWGEGIKKGEWFASAA, from the coding sequence GTGTGGCTCTCCGGTTGGGTCAGCCATACCGGAGCCAAGAAGAAAGCGATCTTTCAGACGAACCTCTCGGACCTTGATAAGGGACGATTGAAAACGGTAAAGGCGGCCATCGATTCCGGCGAGATCGGTGTGGGTGTCGAGAACCTGAAGAAGTTCACTAAGGCCCATGCGTTGCGGCTATGGCGTGATTTACAGATGCAGCGCAAAGAATCGGTGCTGAAAAACATGGTCGCGAATACGCCGGCCAATTACCGGCTGATTCAAACAGAATCACAGCTAGACCAGTTGATCAGCGACCTACGAAATGAGCCTATCATAGCATTCGACACAGAAACGACCGGTTTGGACGTTTACCACGATGTAATTGTTGGAATGTCGATCACGTTGCCCAAGGCCGATTACCACGTCTATATCCCGGTGGCTCACAGAACGGGGAAGCAGCTAGATCGCTCTATTGTACTCGCTGCCTTGAAGCCGATTCTTACCGACCCGGCTATCGGCAAGGTGCTGCACAACGCCAAGTACGACATCCACATGTTGCTCCGACACGGCATTCGGATGCAGGGGCTCCTGCACGATACCCGAGTTGCCATGGCCCTGTTAAACGAGAACGAGCCTTCCTTTGCCCTAAAGAACCTGGCGACAAAGTATGGGAAGTATTTCGGGTTTCAGGACAGCAGCCATACCTTTGAGGAGTTGTTTGGGAAGACCCGCTTCGATGACGTGCCCCTGGACGTGGCCCTCGTGTACGCCGCCAAAGACACCCACCTTACGTGGATGTTGTACCTATGGCAGCGTGAGCATCTACAGCGGCTAGCGAAGTTGTCTCGGCTGTATCGCGAACTGGAGAATCCGCTCATTGACACCTGCGTCGAAATGGAACAGTGCGGGTTCCTCATCGACCAGGGGTATGCCCAGCAGTACGGCGGTGAACTCAAAGCCGAGATCTCCGAGTTGGAAAAAAACCTAGTGGATCACTTTGGGGAGATCAACTTTAATTCGCCCGTTCAGTTGGCCCGTAAGTTTTATGACGAATTAAAACTACCCGAGGTTAACGACCGATCCACCGATATGAAGACGCTGAAGGCTCTGAAGGACAAGCACCCCGGCATCGAGCACCTGCTGAAATACCGGGAACTCTCGAAACTTCTCAGCACCTACGTTGAGGCGTTGCCGGAACGGATCAAATCGGATGGCCGAATTCACGGCTCCTTCAATCAGGTGGCCACCGTGACGGGCCGGTTTTCCAGCAACGAACCCAACCTTCAGAACCTGCCTACGAAAGCCCGGAAATTGATCGTCGCGCCACCCGGCAAGTTGCTTGTCGGCAGCGACTTCTCCCAGATTGAACCCCGTGTGCTGGCCCATATCAGCGGTGACCTTCACTTACAGGAGCCTTATCTAAACGGGCAGGACCTGTATTCCACCCTGGCGAGCCGGGTATTCAAGGTGCCCATCGAGGAATGCGGCGACGGCTCCAAGTACCGGAAGATGATGAAAGTCGGTCTGCTAGCGATTCTCTACGGGACCAGTATGTATACCTTATCGGACCAATTAGGAATCACAGTAGAAGAGGCCCAACTGTTTATTGGAGATGTCTTTAGAACCTACCCACAAGTTTATTCCTTCATTAAAGACACGCACCTATTGGTCAAGGAGAACGAGTACGTAGAAACCCTCTTTGGCCGAAAACGGCGATTCCCAGGTCATCGCCAGAAAGCCAATCTCTACGATGCTCTGGCAAAAGAAATCTGTTCGATCCTTGGCGTCGAGGAACTCCCGCTGGATATCTGGCGAAACAACGACATCCCCCGGGATCTCAAACGCAAATTCTACAACGTCAAAGGCGAGGTAGAATCCGTCCGGCGGCAAAGTGTCAACGCCATCATCCAGGGAACGGCCGCCGATATCATGAAGCGGGCGATGCTCAACCTGAACCAGTATTGCAACAGACGGGGCTGGTCTCTCTGCGGCACCGTACACGATGAAGCGTTGATGCTGGTGGATACGAACATTACCGAGCGTGACATCCAGGATATCGAAGCGTGCATGACCGCAGCGGCCTCGCTGGCAGTGCCGCTCAAAGTGGATACCGAAATCATGACCCGATGGGGCGAAGGGATAAAGAAAGGGGAGTGGTTTGCATCGGCAGCTTAG
- a CDS encoding sigma-70 family RNA polymerase sigma factor — translation MNDQNKIDGFALEFAKTGDGHSFTELLRLMDPILKYEARKRENHRIRYQDIYSVFQEAVWKAAIDFDGRTSFVQRYRVIMLREFIDLCRYHRAIKRVSDTLQTTDFDENTLDWNSICKDDVSTVEQTVVGNAQKKELLDGFARTNEQQGKIIKLLDFGCTFQEIASVVFGASEYDARSRKGVQRAKEKFKEYLDSVA, via the coding sequence TTGAACGACCAGAACAAGATCGATGGCTTTGCACTAGAGTTCGCCAAAACGGGGGATGGTCATTCATTTACGGAACTGCTGCGGCTTATGGATCCTATCCTGAAGTACGAGGCTCGAAAAAGGGAAAATCATCGCATTCGCTACCAGGACATCTATTCCGTATTTCAGGAAGCGGTTTGGAAGGCGGCCATCGATTTTGACGGAAGGACCTCGTTTGTACAGCGATACCGGGTCATTATGCTTCGGGAATTCATTGACTTATGCCGGTATCATCGAGCGATAAAGCGGGTCTCAGACACACTGCAAACTACTGATTTCGATGAGAATACGTTGGACTGGAATTCCATATGTAAAGACGATGTATCGACCGTTGAGCAAACCGTCGTCGGAAACGCGCAAAAAAAAGAACTGCTCGATGGTTTTGCGAGAACCAACGAGCAGCAAGGAAAAATCATTAAGCTGTTAGATTTCGGCTGCACCTTTCAAGAAATCGCCTCTGTCGTGTTCGGTGCGAGCGAATACGATGCGAGATCGCGAAAGGGGGTGCAACGAGCCAAAGAAAAGTTCAAAGAGTACCTCGACAGTGTCGCCTAA
- a CDS encoding helix-turn-helix domain-containing protein has product MPKRLTGREKAQQMLRYANTGDYLRGLRMKKGFTLAALSDKVGVSINFLSELERGLKAPGDQLVEDLAKLYGIDSSEIYRRLGRIPETATTELEKSPQFQKLLIELNQNKKLTKKEKKGIYDEVYNSFRSLIKEMEAEKRR; this is encoded by the coding sequence ATGCCGAAGCGGTTAACCGGTCGTGAGAAAGCCCAGCAGATGCTACGCTACGCCAATACGGGTGACTATCTGCGGGGGTTACGGATGAAAAAAGGGTTCACCTTGGCCGCGTTAAGCGATAAGGTTGGCGTGTCCATAAACTTCCTGTCAGAACTGGAACGTGGCTTGAAGGCTCCTGGCGATCAATTAGTCGAAGACCTGGCGAAACTCTATGGAATCGACAGTAGTGAAATCTACAGACGACTCGGCAGGATTCCTGAAACAGCGACGACTGAACTTGAGAAAAGCCCGCAATTTCAAAAGCTGCTCATCGAACTCAATCAAAACAAAAAGTTAACCAAAAAAGAAAAAAAGGGAATTTATGACGAGGTATACAACTCATTTCGTTCACTAATTAAAGAAATGGAAGCAGAAAAAAGGCGTTAA
- a CDS encoding toprim domain-containing protein encodes MITLHGQEIEVDIASELRRYDWNRPRWTDTKLLACSPFRPERHPSFAIRLDTGVWIDSGGDDPEWKKGNLPRLLSWLRNETYEETVDYLLTQYGVHTTDVDSLQLKMRPLSMETESWTPLHPDILVPYRYRHPYLEKQRGLSEQIQRFFNIGYDRKRKAITFPWQDRSGHLVNIKYRSVRDKIFWYQTGGQPIRNHIYGLNHVIRLQKELMFIVESEIDAITLWEAGYGAVALGGAHLSARQRDLIIQSPVKEVVIATDNDLPGRRLADSIIRQLGGYLSLRVMEIPEYAKDVNELPRDVLLHACQSLRDVELGRPRDSVLAPFIAVHRP; translated from the coding sequence ATGATTACGCTGCACGGGCAGGAGATCGAGGTTGATATCGCCTCAGAACTTCGACGGTACGACTGGAACCGGCCCCGGTGGACAGATACCAAGTTGTTGGCTTGCTCGCCCTTTCGGCCCGAACGACATCCATCTTTCGCGATCCGACTGGACACTGGTGTCTGGATCGATTCCGGCGGGGACGATCCAGAGTGGAAGAAGGGAAATCTTCCTCGGCTGTTATCGTGGCTGCGAAATGAGACCTATGAGGAAACCGTTGATTATCTGCTGACCCAATACGGCGTTCACACAACCGACGTGGATTCCCTTCAACTAAAAATGCGCCCGCTTTCGATGGAGACGGAAAGCTGGACGCCCTTGCATCCCGATATATTGGTTCCTTATCGCTATCGGCATCCCTATCTGGAAAAACAGCGAGGTCTATCTGAACAGATTCAGCGGTTCTTCAATATCGGCTACGACCGGAAGCGTAAAGCGATCACCTTTCCCTGGCAAGACCGATCCGGCCACCTGGTCAACATCAAGTATCGAAGTGTCCGGGACAAAATCTTTTGGTATCAAACCGGCGGCCAGCCGATCCGCAATCACATCTATGGATTGAACCATGTCATCCGTCTTCAGAAAGAACTGATGTTCATCGTCGAAAGCGAGATTGACGCCATTACCCTCTGGGAGGCCGGATATGGCGCAGTGGCTCTCGGGGGAGCCCATCTTTCAGCGCGGCAAAGGGATCTTATCATTCAATCCCCCGTGAAGGAGGTGGTAATCGCCACAGACAACGACCTGCCGGGAAGACGGCTGGCGGACAGTATCATCCGACAACTCGGGGGTTATCTATCTCTGCGAGTGATGGAAATTCCGGAATACGCCAAAGACGTGAACGAACTGCCTCGGGACGTATTGCTTCACGCTTGTCAATCACTCAGAGACGTTGAACTTGGGCGTCCCCGTGACAGCGTCTTAGCCCCTTTTATCGCAGTCCACAGGCCGTAG